A portion of the Halobacillus ihumii genome contains these proteins:
- a CDS encoding YitT family protein — MKREVKDMIMIILGSFVFAIGVNYFAIPNRLSEGGVIGITIVTYYLFEWSPGIVNFVLNTLLVAVGYKFFNRRVIVYTVAAIISSSLFLHFTVDWGKQISDPLLAALFAGLAVGFGLGLIFRSGGTSGGSAILARLGNQFFGWTIGKGMLVIDIAVIVGSAFIIGQEKAMYTLISVYVGAKVIDVVVEGANERTAVMIISSYPDQVLDAVTNQMARGITVLEGKGGYTGSQREVLYLVINKHEIVPFRKIILNIDPNAYVTVHGVQEIFRKGYKGR, encoded by the coding sequence ATGAAACGTGAAGTAAAAGACATGATCATGATTATTTTAGGATCATTTGTTTTTGCGATTGGCGTAAACTATTTCGCAATCCCAAACCGTCTATCTGAGGGCGGCGTGATCGGGATTACGATTGTCACCTATTATTTGTTTGAATGGTCGCCTGGTATTGTAAACTTCGTCCTGAATACCCTGCTCGTCGCAGTCGGGTACAAATTTTTTAATAGACGCGTGATTGTCTATACTGTTGCTGCGATTATTTCTTCTTCTCTTTTCTTACACTTCACAGTGGATTGGGGCAAACAGATTAGTGATCCATTACTTGCGGCTTTATTCGCTGGTTTAGCTGTCGGATTCGGTCTTGGCTTGATTTTCCGTTCTGGCGGTACATCTGGCGGCTCCGCCATTCTTGCCCGGCTGGGAAATCAATTTTTCGGATGGACGATTGGCAAAGGAATGCTTGTTATTGATATTGCCGTCATAGTAGGATCTGCCTTCATCATTGGGCAGGAAAAAGCCATGTACACTCTTATTTCTGTTTATGTCGGTGCAAAAGTTATCGATGTCGTGGTAGAAGGAGCAAACGAACGTACTGCGGTTATGATCATCTCAAGCTACCCCGATCAAGTACTCGATGCAGTGACAAACCAAATGGCTCGTGGAATCACAGTTCTTGAAGGAAAAGGCGGTTACACAGGTTCACAACGAGAAGTGCTTTATCTTGTTATTAACAAACATGAAATTGTACCCTTCAGGAAGATCATTCTAAACATTGACCCCAATGCTTACGTTACGGTGCATGGCGTTCAGGAAATTTTTCGCAAAGGATATAAGGGGCGATAA
- a CDS encoding UDP-N-acetylmuramoyl-L-alanyl-D-glutamate--2,6-diaminopimelate ligase, whose protein sequence is MMTIRFDQLKGVVVKQIHGPNEQMVSNLAFHSGRASASSLFFSIKGDKEDGHHYIEDAISTGASAIIGENAVQLTRLSESYPSCTFVVVEDVRSAMAHMAKHFYNYADEQIATIGITGTNGKTTVAAYVRSLMKLLGVPSGSIGTTGIWSSREKWTYKKSTPTTPEAIDLHQIFRDLKEAGDEAAAMEVSSIALAQKRVEGIMFDIGIHTNFSEEHLEYHKTIDHYKASKMKLFEQSRQAVVNLDDEGMAMDLINSYTGPILTYSLKPESEADLIGTGIEVTEEGSMFTIQYRDKTFRVFTPVFGTYNIANVLSAIAVALLQGYTIEEVAAVLPELQGPEGRFQIIDVPGRTKVILDYAHTPVALDRLVEEVKKMKHGRLIVMIAGIGIRDFGKMPKMAATIEGRADEIIVTVDHPGYHDPQTIVDEVMKGFKDPGAANIHPALTRKEGVRSSLKLGQAGDIILLTSGCINNAQIVRGEEIPHSDEHIIHEHYLQSN, encoded by the coding sequence ATGATGACAATACGTTTCGACCAATTAAAAGGGGTTGTTGTGAAGCAAATTCACGGACCAAACGAACAAATGGTATCAAACCTTGCCTTTCATTCTGGACGGGCCTCAGCCTCTTCACTGTTTTTCAGTATCAAAGGAGATAAGGAGGACGGACATCACTATATCGAAGATGCGATCAGCACTGGTGCTTCCGCAATTATCGGCGAAAATGCTGTACAGCTTACAAGGTTAAGTGAATCTTATCCTTCCTGTACTTTTGTTGTCGTTGAAGATGTAAGAAGCGCGATGGCCCATATGGCCAAACACTTTTATAATTATGCGGATGAACAAATTGCTACGATCGGAATAACGGGCACAAATGGAAAAACCACTGTAGCCGCCTATGTGCGTTCTTTAATGAAGTTGTTAGGGGTCCCCAGTGGTTCGATCGGTACGACAGGGATATGGTCATCGAGAGAAAAGTGGACATATAAAAAGAGTACGCCAACGACTCCTGAAGCGATTGATCTTCACCAGATTTTTCGAGATTTGAAAGAGGCCGGAGATGAAGCAGCGGCTATGGAAGTTTCTTCGATTGCTTTGGCTCAGAAGCGGGTAGAGGGGATCATGTTTGATATAGGTATTCATACTAATTTCTCAGAAGAGCACTTGGAATATCACAAAACGATAGACCATTATAAAGCAAGTAAAATGAAATTATTTGAGCAATCCAGGCAGGCGGTTGTTAACCTTGATGATGAAGGAATGGCCATGGATCTTATTAATTCCTATACAGGACCGATACTAACATATAGCTTAAAACCAGAAAGCGAAGCAGACCTCATCGGCACAGGGATTGAAGTAACCGAAGAAGGGTCTATGTTTACGATTCAATACAGGGATAAAACATTTCGCGTTTTCACCCCTGTGTTTGGAACGTATAATATAGCAAATGTCCTCTCTGCTATAGCTGTAGCTCTGCTTCAAGGGTACACGATAGAAGAAGTTGCTGCTGTATTGCCAGAGCTTCAAGGCCCTGAAGGACGGTTTCAAATTATTGATGTCCCTGGTCGTACCAAAGTTATTCTCGACTACGCTCATACCCCTGTAGCCCTAGATAGACTTGTAGAAGAAGTCAAGAAAATGAAGCACGGACGCCTTATCGTCATGATTGCTGGGATTGGAATTCGTGATTTTGGTAAAATGCCTAAAATGGCTGCAACCATTGAAGGGAGAGCAGACGAAATCATCGTAACCGTTGACCATCCAGGCTACCACGACCCTCAAACCATCGTGGACGAAGTTATGAAAGGCTTTAAAGATCCCGGCGCAGCCAACATTCATCCAGCTTTAACCCGTAAAGAAGGAGTAAGAAGCTCCCTTAAGCTTGGACAGGCTGGAGACATTATTCTGTTAACGAGCGGCTGCATTAATAATGCACAAATTGTAAGAGGGGAAGAGATTCCGCATTCTGATGAACACATCATCCATGAGCACTATTTACAATCAAATTAA
- a CDS encoding HD domain-containing protein, whose protein sequence is MLERAKQYAEKAHEGQKRKNSNAAYIIHPIQVADTLKSAGCREEVICAGYLHDVVEDTKYELTDIEREFTKTVRDLVAAHTEDKSKPWQVRKQHTVDTVRTGSLEVKCLIVADKLDNLLSLEKDFERDGEALWQHFNAGYSLQKWYNESIAEHMTTGIPNDEIPAFFLLYQKAVERFFRN, encoded by the coding sequence ATGTTAGAAAGGGCGAAACAATATGCTGAAAAGGCACATGAGGGGCAGAAACGGAAGAACTCTAATGCTGCCTATATCATTCATCCCATTCAGGTGGCTGATACCTTAAAATCAGCTGGATGCCGCGAAGAGGTGATTTGCGCTGGGTATCTGCATGACGTCGTGGAAGATACAAAGTATGAACTTACAGATATCGAACGAGAATTCACAAAGACGGTGCGTGATTTAGTGGCAGCCCATACAGAAGATAAATCAAAGCCATGGCAGGTACGTAAACAGCACACGGTAGATACGGTTCGAACGGGCTCCCTTGAGGTGAAGTGTTTAATTGTTGCAGATAAATTAGACAATTTGTTATCGCTTGAAAAAGATTTCGAACGCGATGGCGAGGCATTGTGGCAACACTTTAACGCAGGGTATTCACTGCAAAAATGGTACAATGAATCAATAGCTGAGCACATGACTACAGGAATTCCTAACGATGAAATTCCTGCCTTTTTTCTTTTGTATCAAAAAGCTGTCGAACGCTTTTTTCGAAATTAG
- a CDS encoding riboflavin kinase, with translation MKINQMDDQPVVLIIARFDSLHRGHQHLINKAKPYAESQGELAVWDLSNREPILTSLEDKLRILTDLGVERYYDHSKLKQLNCKRIVVEEDLQQEAAELYDFHDIPVTIVHQPALNHEKIQRSAIQTFVEKGQMEAAQALMGRPYQTRGTVVKGDALGRQLGFPTLNLGGIDEYVKPKPGVYLGVVEVHKETSAFYYTLISAGYRPTVNGETFKVEAYLLNFSGDLYGEEVTVSYLRHMRDEEDFDGLDVLVEQMKQDERNARMILGMPVIL, from the coding sequence ATGAAAATCAATCAGATGGATGATCAGCCAGTTGTACTCATAATAGCAAGATTTGATAGTCTTCACCGCGGGCATCAGCACTTAATAAATAAGGCTAAACCTTATGCTGAATCTCAGGGCGAACTAGCTGTTTGGGATCTGTCCAATCGTGAACCTATTTTAACTTCCCTTGAAGATAAATTGCGCATCCTCACCGATCTAGGTGTTGAACGGTATTATGATCATTCGAAGCTCAAGCAGTTAAACTGTAAGCGAATCGTGGTCGAGGAAGATTTACAACAAGAGGCAGCTGAATTGTATGATTTTCATGACATCCCTGTTACCATTGTACACCAGCCCGCGTTAAACCATGAGAAGATTCAACGATCAGCCATTCAAACCTTTGTAGAAAAAGGACAGATGGAAGCCGCTCAGGCTCTTATGGGCCGTCCCTATCAAACGAGAGGCACTGTCGTTAAAGGGGATGCTCTAGGACGCCAGCTTGGTTTTCCAACTCTTAATCTTGGCGGCATTGATGAATACGTCAAGCCAAAGCCTGGCGTGTATCTCGGCGTAGTAGAAGTGCACAAAGAGACTTCAGCCTTTTATTACACGTTAATTAGCGCAGGCTATCGTCCGACCGTGAATGGAGAAACCTTTAAAGTGGAAGCCTATTTACTGAACTTCTCAGGTGATTTATACGGCGAAGAAGTGACCGTAAGCTATTTGCGCCATATGCGCGATGAAGAGGATTTTGACGGACTCGATGTACTCGTCGAACAAATGAAACAGGATGAACGGAATGCAAGAATGATCTTAGGCATGCCGGTCATTTTATAA
- a CDS encoding DUF1450 domain-containing protein: MCDGNLINKLDVETLIESEYPDVAVLMSECLSFCGLCALKPYALVNGARIFGKTPEEALDKIRKKIEEELALYAE, from the coding sequence ATATGTGATGGCAATTTGATTAACAAGCTTGATGTGGAGACCCTTATAGAATCAGAGTATCCAGATGTGGCTGTGCTGATGAGCGAATGTTTATCATTTTGCGGTCTGTGTGCGCTAAAGCCATACGCACTCGTTAATGGAGCGCGCATTTTTGGTAAAACGCCTGAAGAGGCTTTGGACAAGATTAGAAAGAAAATAGAAGAAGAATTAGCGTTATATGCTGAATGA
- a CDS encoding aldo/keto reductase, producing the protein MNTVKLHDKIDMPQLGFGVFQVEEKDAEPAVSKAIETGYRSIDTAAIYGNERQVGEAIAKSNVPREELFITTKVWNTDQGFDNTLKAFDVSLEKLGLDYVDMYLVHWPTPEYDDYVETYKALEKLQKDGRVKAIGVCNFNINHLQRLLDECDVKPAVNQVECHPYLAQNELKEFCHKNGILLEAWAPIMQGGDVLTDDVIQSIAREHNKSSAQVIIRWHLQNGTVVIPKSITPSRIEENFDVFDFTLSDAEMNSINELDRGERKGPEPSEMNVR; encoded by the coding sequence ATGAACACAGTGAAATTGCATGACAAGATTGACATGCCTCAACTAGGGTTTGGTGTATTTCAGGTTGAGGAAAAAGATGCCGAGCCGGCTGTGTCAAAAGCGATTGAAACAGGATACCGCTCCATCGATACAGCTGCGATTTATGGAAATGAGCGCCAAGTCGGAGAAGCGATCGCTAAAAGTAACGTACCGCGTGAAGAGCTGTTTATCACAACCAAAGTGTGGAACACAGACCAGGGCTTTGACAACACATTAAAAGCCTTTGACGTAAGCCTGGAGAAACTGGGGCTGGATTATGTAGATATGTACCTTGTCCATTGGCCAACTCCAGAGTATGACGACTATGTAGAAACGTATAAAGCTCTCGAAAAGTTACAGAAAGATGGTAGAGTGAAGGCCATTGGCGTTTGCAACTTTAATATCAACCACCTGCAGCGTTTACTTGATGAATGTGACGTGAAGCCTGCTGTGAATCAGGTGGAGTGTCATCCATATTTAGCACAAAATGAATTAAAAGAGTTTTGTCATAAAAATGGAATTCTGCTTGAAGCCTGGGCTCCGATCATGCAAGGCGGAGACGTGCTGACTGATGATGTTATTCAATCCATCGCGCGTGAGCATAACAAATCCTCTGCCCAGGTCATTATTCGCTGGCATCTTCAAAACGGAACGGTCGTGATTCCTAAATCCATTACACCTTCACGTATTGAAGAAAATTTTGATGTTTTTGACTTTACGTTGAGTGATGCGGAAATGAACAGCATCAATGAACTCGATCGCGGGGAGCGCAAAGGTCCGGAACCGAGCGAAATGAATGTACGATAA
- a CDS encoding biotin transporter BioY: MELRRRWSPLDLTMGSLFVAMMAIGANITSIVPFMVIGGVPITLQTFFAILAGLILGSRLGAMSMFTYMVLGLAGAPIFAQFKGGFSTLLSPTFGFIVSFIFIAYLAGKMAERKRSLPMYILASLMAMAVNYIFGTNWMYAAYVLWFDAPEGFTYKMAWYWMVFPLPKDIVLSVFAGVMAYRLEKSIVSKSAFRQQREIA; this comes from the coding sequence ATGGAACTTAGAAGAAGATGGAGTCCTTTGGATTTAACGATGGGAAGTTTATTTGTTGCGATGATGGCAATTGGAGCAAATATTACATCAATCGTTCCCTTCATGGTCATTGGAGGCGTCCCCATTACGTTACAAACCTTTTTTGCAATTTTGGCCGGGTTGATACTTGGGAGTCGATTAGGGGCGATGTCTATGTTTACGTACATGGTGCTGGGGTTAGCTGGTGCGCCAATTTTTGCCCAATTTAAAGGGGGCTTTTCAACACTGCTTTCCCCGACTTTCGGTTTTATTGTGTCATTTATCTTCATTGCTTATCTTGCCGGTAAGATGGCAGAAAGAAAACGAAGCTTACCTATGTATATCTTAGCTTCCTTAATGGCCATGGCCGTTAACTATATTTTCGGAACGAACTGGATGTATGCAGCATATGTCCTCTGGTTTGATGCCCCGGAAGGGTTTACCTATAAGATGGCCTGGTATTGGATGGTCTTTCCACTGCCAAAGGATATTGTGCTGTCAGTTTTTGCAGGGGTCATGGCTTACCGGCTTGAGAAAAGCATCGTTTCAAAAAGCGCTTTTCGTCAGCAAAGGGAAATTGCTTAA
- the bioB gene encoding biotin synthase BioB produces the protein MQNWKLLAEHVLRGEEITDQEALAVLNSPDEELLELLHSAYLVRKRYYGNQVKLNMIINTKSGFCPENCGYCAQSRDSGAPIQKYRMMDKDTIIEGAEQAHRLQSGTYCIVASGRGPSKRELDIVTSAVKEIKGNYDMKVCACLGLLKPDQARQLKEAGVDRYNNNINTSEQHHDNITTSHTYQDRVSTVNHAKEAGISPCSGVIVGMKESKQDVIDMARALKELDADSIPVNFLHAIDGTLLEGTDELTPTYCLKVLCLFRFINPTKEIRVSGGREVNLRSLQPLGLYPANSIFVGDYLTTAGQEGTKDHQMLEDLGFEVDYVTQPVKAMTEKNLD, from the coding sequence ATGCAGAACTGGAAACTTTTAGCTGAACATGTTCTTCGAGGCGAAGAAATAACGGATCAGGAGGCGCTCGCTGTCTTAAATAGTCCGGATGAGGAACTCTTGGAGTTGTTACATAGTGCGTATTTGGTTCGTAAACGTTATTACGGCAATCAAGTAAAATTAAACATGATTATCAATACAAAATCAGGATTTTGTCCGGAAAACTGCGGATATTGCGCTCAATCTAGGGATTCAGGTGCCCCTATACAAAAGTACCGAATGATGGACAAGGACACAATTATTGAAGGGGCCGAACAAGCCCATCGATTGCAGTCAGGGACGTATTGTATCGTAGCGAGTGGACGTGGACCATCAAAGCGGGAGCTGGACATTGTTACTTCAGCGGTCAAAGAAATTAAAGGCAATTATGACATGAAGGTTTGTGCTTGTCTCGGATTGCTGAAACCTGATCAAGCACGACAACTAAAAGAGGCCGGGGTTGATCGTTACAACAATAACATTAATACCTCCGAACAGCATCACGACAACATCACCACAAGCCACACTTACCAGGACAGAGTTTCTACCGTTAATCATGCTAAAGAAGCGGGGATTTCCCCATGTTCAGGAGTCATCGTCGGAATGAAGGAGTCTAAGCAGGACGTCATTGATATGGCACGTGCACTAAAAGAACTTGACGCTGACTCAATCCCCGTTAATTTTCTACATGCTATTGATGGAACATTACTGGAAGGAACTGATGAATTGACGCCGACCTACTGTTTAAAAGTACTCTGTTTATTTCGCTTTATTAATCCGACGAAAGAAATCCGGGTCTCGGGCGGAAGAGAAGTCAACTTGAGAAGTCTGCAACCGCTCGGTCTTTATCCGGCAAATTCGATCTTTGTGGGAGATTATTTGACTACGGCAGGGCAGGAAGGAACCAAGGATCACCAAATGCTCGAGGACCTTGGGTTTGAAGTTGACTATGTAACACAACCTGTGAAGGCGATGACTGAAAAAAATTTGGATTAA
- a CDS encoding nuclease-related domain-containing protein — protein sequence MIIKPRSYPLRLRKLEALQRRLPPHHPKNSLVQEALARTRAGYHGERSIDFHLNFIPHKNYLIIHDLRLFDGQHFFQMDTVLVSRKFILILEVKNISGSLYLDSDIYQLSRTLNGKEESFPDPLLQIERQQLQLSNWIQNQLSLTIPVESLVLFSNKQAVLHLKNDRDSEKVIKSEGLVNRVNVIAQRHDKVCFNVDQLNSLAYRMVQSHHEPRQSVLESFDIKEFDLVEGVICQSCLSQMSWLKGKWQCSACGTRATNSHVLALQDYACLCHPQISNKQARKYLNINSEDTVKRLLAKLGGKKIGTYKSTKYEIPLENPKR from the coding sequence ATGATTATTAAACCTCGATCGTATCCTCTGAGATTAAGAAAGTTAGAGGCACTACAAAGAAGACTCCCGCCACATCACCCCAAGAACTCTTTGGTGCAAGAAGCACTCGCCCGAACGCGTGCTGGGTACCATGGTGAAAGATCAATAGATTTCCATTTGAATTTTATTCCTCACAAAAATTACCTCATCATTCATGACCTCAGATTATTTGACGGACAGCATTTTTTCCAAATGGATACTGTTCTTGTTTCCCGAAAATTTATCCTTATCCTAGAAGTGAAAAATATCTCAGGTTCATTATACTTAGACAGTGATATTTATCAATTATCCCGGACTTTAAATGGTAAGGAAGAGTCCTTTCCAGATCCCCTCCTGCAAATTGAACGACAGCAGCTCCAACTTTCAAATTGGATTCAAAATCAGCTATCATTAACCATTCCGGTTGAATCTCTTGTTTTGTTCTCAAATAAACAGGCTGTTCTACATTTGAAGAATGATAGAGATTCGGAGAAAGTAATAAAGAGTGAAGGGTTAGTGAATCGAGTGAACGTAATAGCACAAAGGCATGACAAGGTCTGCTTCAATGTAGATCAGCTGAATTCATTGGCTTATCGAATGGTCCAGTCTCATCATGAACCACGACAAAGTGTACTGGAATCGTTCGACATAAAGGAATTTGACCTAGTAGAAGGGGTTATTTGCCAATCATGCCTTTCACAAATGTCCTGGCTAAAAGGAAAGTGGCAGTGTTCAGCGTGTGGAACGAGAGCAACAAATTCCCATGTTCTTGCATTACAGGATTACGCCTGCCTTTGCCACCCTCAAATATCAAATAAACAAGCTAGGAAATATCTTAATATTAACTCAGAAGATACTGTTAAACGATTGTTAGCCAAATTAGGCGGAAAGAAAATCGGAACCTATAAGAGCACAAAATACGAAATACCGCTAGAAAATCCCAAGAGGTGA
- a CDS encoding GNAT family N-acetyltransferase, producing the protein MKVHIRRFNQNDWPEVKAIYQLGIETGNATLEPSVPSYDNWISSGDPACTFVAYTGQKESILGWSRLAPASTRKVYEGVAEVSVYVHPSQTGKGVGGFLLEKLIHASEKKGYWTLTAGILVENSSSIALHKKHGFKEMGVREKIGSLNGKWRDVLFLERRSRIVNWD; encoded by the coding sequence TTGAAGGTACATATAAGAAGGTTCAACCAAAACGATTGGCCTGAAGTAAAAGCAATCTATCAATTAGGTATTGAAACAGGCAATGCTACACTTGAGCCATCAGTTCCAAGTTACGACAATTGGATTTCTTCCGGAGACCCTGCTTGCACCTTTGTTGCATATACAGGACAAAAAGAGAGCATCTTAGGATGGAGCAGGCTAGCCCCAGCCTCTACACGCAAAGTATACGAGGGTGTAGCTGAGGTCAGTGTGTATGTTCATCCTTCTCAAACTGGTAAGGGTGTCGGAGGGTTTTTGCTGGAAAAATTAATTCACGCTTCAGAAAAGAAAGGATACTGGACATTAACAGCCGGCATTTTAGTGGAAAACAGCAGCAGTATTGCGTTACATAAGAAACATGGATTTAAGGAAATGGGAGTTCGTGAGAAAATAGGTAGTTTAAACGGGAAATGGCGCGATGTCCTTTTTTTAGAAAGAAGAAGCCGAATCGTCAACTGGGATTAA
- the uvsE gene encoding UV DNA damage repair endonuclease UvsE gives MIIRFGYVAMATALYDASPSKTMTFSRYKQLGKEERVKQLRNITKANLEHTKRALHYNIAHQIHLYRFSSSLEPLATHEEAQWDYLSPFQEEYKEIGELVKKYQMRTSFHPNQFTLFTSDKEHVTANAIKDMEYHYALLEAMGLEKESHINLHVGGAYGDKPAAVKRFHENLKQLPSRIKKQMTLENDDKTYTTSETLAICQKENIPMMFDYHHYMANYEKEEKLEDLLPRFYQTWSKNPFPPKLHVSSPKSEKAYRSHADFVDIEFIKPLLKELKSQQVDVDFMIEAKKKDRAVLQLVEDVAKIRGVKRLDGATVEM, from the coding sequence ATGATCATTCGATTTGGATATGTGGCGATGGCTACTGCGTTATATGATGCAAGTCCATCTAAAACCATGACTTTTTCTCGCTACAAACAACTCGGGAAAGAGGAGCGAGTCAAGCAGCTTAGGAACATTACGAAAGCTAATTTAGAACATACGAAACGTGCGTTACACTACAACATTGCTCATCAGATCCATCTATACCGATTCTCATCTTCACTCGAACCCCTTGCTACCCATGAAGAAGCTCAATGGGATTATCTGAGCCCTTTTCAGGAAGAGTATAAGGAAATCGGCGAGCTTGTAAAAAAGTATCAAATGCGGACAAGCTTTCATCCCAATCAATTTACCCTTTTCACAAGTGATAAAGAGCACGTAACGGCAAATGCAATCAAGGATATGGAGTATCACTATGCTTTGCTGGAAGCGATGGGGCTTGAGAAGGAATCCCACATAAATCTTCACGTAGGGGGAGCTTATGGTGATAAGCCGGCAGCTGTAAAACGGTTTCACGAAAATCTAAAACAGCTGCCTTCACGGATTAAAAAGCAAATGACGCTTGAGAATGACGATAAAACCTATACAACTAGCGAAACCCTAGCAATTTGCCAAAAAGAAAACATTCCGATGATGTTTGATTACCATCACTATATGGCAAATTATGAGAAGGAGGAAAAGTTGGAAGATCTGTTGCCGCGCTTCTATCAGACATGGTCAAAAAATCCTTTTCCTCCGAAACTGCATGTTTCCTCACCAAAATCAGAAAAGGCTTACCGAAGTCATGCAGATTTTGTTGATATTGAGTTTATTAAACCGTTGCTCAAAGAATTGAAGTCACAACAAGTGGATGTAGATTTCATGATTGAGGCAAAGAAGAAGGATAGAGCGGTTTTGCAGTTAGTTGAAGATGTGGCGAAAATAAGGGGAGTGAAGCGGTTAGATGGGGCGACGGTGGAAATGTGA
- a CDS encoding YceI family protein, with the protein MATLTLDKVHSSLDFSIKHMVVSKAKGEFQDFDVDFSGDLSDLESANFKVTIPVTSIDTGNEDRDGHLKSGDFFEAEKYPNMVFQSKSVKKVSDDEFKVTGDFTIKGTTNEETFTVEYNGTSKSPLDGSTVAGFAVAGKVNREAYGMTYNAAVETGGMLLGKDVKFEGDFEFIVEG; encoded by the coding sequence GTGGCAACATTAACACTAGATAAAGTACACAGCAGTTTAGATTTTTCAATCAAGCATATGGTGGTTTCTAAAGCTAAGGGTGAATTCCAGGATTTCGATGTTGATTTCAGCGGTGACCTTTCTGACCTTGAATCAGCAAACTTTAAAGTAACAATTCCTGTTACTTCTATTGATACAGGTAATGAAGACCGAGACGGACACCTTAAATCAGGTGATTTCTTTGAAGCTGAGAAATATCCAAACATGGTTTTTCAAAGTAAATCCGTTAAAAAGGTATCCGACGATGAATTCAAAGTAACTGGTGATTTTACCATCAAAGGAACAACTAATGAAGAAACATTTACTGTTGAATACAACGGAACTTCTAAGAGCCCGCTTGACGGAAGCACAGTTGCTGGTTTTGCGGTCGCTGGGAAAGTAAACCGTGAAGCTTATGGTATGACTTATAATGCAGCTGTTGAAACTGGCGGTATGCTTCTTGGTAAAGATGTTAAATTCGAAGGCGACTTTGAGTTTATCGTAGAAGGTTAA
- a CDS encoding cell wall hydrolase encodes MLKRMMVATIAIACSLTFTSQVFAQNNAHTVQKGESLYIISNQYGISVDQLKAMNNLERNEIYPGEQLELPVTPDEDGKDLLARLVEAEAKGESYAGKVAVATVVLNRVTSDKYPDSIYGVIYDGYQFSPVLNGTINQPAGEESKRAVEEALGYQGYDHESLFFYNPDKATSEFLSNQEVTTVIGNHVFLR; translated from the coding sequence ATGTTAAAACGAATGATGGTTGCAACGATTGCAATCGCCTGTTCATTGACGTTTACAAGCCAAGTTTTTGCTCAAAACAATGCTCATACCGTTCAAAAAGGTGAGTCTTTATATATCATTTCTAATCAGTATGGAATCTCAGTAGACCAGCTTAAAGCTATGAATAATCTCGAAAGAAACGAAATTTATCCTGGTGAGCAGCTGGAACTGCCTGTTACACCTGATGAAGATGGGAAAGATTTGCTTGCCAGGTTAGTAGAAGCTGAGGCTAAAGGAGAAAGTTATGCCGGTAAGGTAGCCGTAGCGACGGTCGTGCTCAACAGGGTGACAAGTGATAAATACCCTGACTCTATATATGGAGTTATTTACGATGGATATCAATTCTCTCCTGTCTTAAATGGAACAATTAATCAGCCGGCAGGTGAGGAGTCTAAGCGTGCGGTGGAAGAGGCACTAGGTTATCAAGGATATGACCACGAGTCTCTATTTTTCTATAATCCTGATAAGGCGACCAGTGAGTTCTTGAGTAATCAGGAAGTAACGACAGTGATTGGCAATCATGTTTTCCTAAGATAG